TCATCGCGGCGCAGGCGCGCAAGCCGGCCCGAGGGCGGCTCCGTGCCCGGTTCGGGATCGACCGGCTCCGGCAGATCATCCGTCGTACCGGCCGCTTCCTCGAGGTCGCCCGCGGCACGCAGTTGATCAAGCGGCATCCGGTCAGGCAACGGGGTCAGGAGCGCCACCGGACGTCCGCGGTCGGTCACCTCGAACGTCTCTCCCGCCGCTACCCGCCGCAGGTAGACGCTCGCCCGCTGCCGCAACTCCCGGACTCCGATGGCATCCATGGGTGCTACTTGTAGCACATCACAACCTCCCACGTCAACACGTCAACACGTCAAGGTCGATGAGGTCGATATTGACAACTCGCCGAAAGCGTTGGAACCTTGTCATTTCCCATGGACAGTGATACACGAACGGGCAATGGTCGGGGGCTGGGCACGTCGGCGTGGCTGCGGCGCCTGGCGGCCGCCGCCCTCTTCGCGGCGGTGGCGGTCGCCGCCGGTGCGGAGGCGGAACCGCACTCGGTGGCACGGCTGTGGAACGAGGTGATGCTGAAGGCGATCCGCAACGACTTCGCCCGCCCGCCGCTGCACGCCCGCAACCTGTACCACGTGGCGGCGGCGATGTGGGACGCGTGGGCGGTGTACGACGATGTCGCCGAACCGATCTTCCTCAAGGAGCGCCACCACGCCGAAGACGTCGACGCCGCCCGCCACGAG
This region of Spirochaetaceae bacterium genomic DNA includes:
- a CDS encoding type II toxin-antitoxin system prevent-host-death family antitoxin, with translation MDAIGVRELRQRASVYLRRVAAGETFEVTDRGRPVALLTPLPDRMPLDQLRAAGDLEEAAGTTDDLPEPVDPEPGTEPPSGRLARLRRDER